One genomic region from Flagellimonas oceani encodes:
- a CDS encoding PQQ-dependent sugar dehydrogenase: MQNSLLIPYFFVVLLSTSCAQTADQDINLPQSTDFTVELVIGNIENGWGMVFLPDNSILLSEKSGKLLLYKAGNVTEVKNTPQVYNRGQGGLMDIELHPDHASNGWIYFSYASFEGEDKGGNTAIMRAKLSNNTLTDIQQLYKASPNSTRGQHFGSRIEFDNEGYLFFSIGERGNRDVNPQDITRDGGKIYRLHDDGSIPSDNPFVNDSGAKKAIWSYGHRNPQGLALHPETGALWEHEHGPRGGDEINIIQKGKNYGWPVITFGINYSGTEITDETSRPGMEQPLYQWTPSIAPSGMAFITSGKYPEWEGNLLVGSLAFQYLERLELQNNKVVYREKLLDGMGRVRNVRQAPDGFIYVSIENKGIYRLEPK, translated from the coding sequence ATGCAAAATAGTCTCTTAATACCCTATTTTTTCGTTGTACTGCTAAGTACATCCTGCGCACAAACCGCCGATCAAGATATAAATCTTCCCCAAAGCACCGATTTTACTGTGGAATTGGTGATTGGAAATATTGAGAACGGATGGGGAATGGTTTTCTTGCCCGACAACTCAATTTTATTGTCCGAAAAATCAGGAAAGCTCCTACTTTACAAAGCTGGCAACGTAACAGAAGTCAAGAATACGCCACAGGTTTACAACAGGGGCCAAGGTGGCTTGATGGATATTGAGCTGCATCCGGACCACGCCAGCAATGGCTGGATATATTTCTCCTACGCCTCTTTCGAAGGAGAGGACAAAGGGGGAAATACCGCCATCATGCGGGCCAAGTTATCCAACAACACATTGACGGACATACAACAACTGTACAAGGCAAGTCCCAATTCCACAAGGGGCCAGCACTTTGGTTCCAGAATAGAGTTTGATAACGAAGGCTATCTATTTTTCTCTATTGGAGAAAGAGGCAACAGGGATGTAAACCCTCAAGATATTACTCGGGACGGAGGCAAAATCTATCGCCTTCATGATGATGGCAGTATCCCTAGCGACAATCCATTTGTAAATGACTCGGGAGCAAAAAAAGCTATTTGGAGCTATGGACATCGAAATCCACAGGGTTTGGCACTGCACCCTGAGACAGGTGCATTATGGGAACATGAACATGGACCACGTGGCGGCGACGAAATCAACATCATACAAAAAGGGAAAAACTACGGATGGCCCGTAATTACCTTCGGGATTAATTATAGCGGTACGGAAATTACCGATGAAACCTCCCGGCCCGGTATGGAACAGCCACTGTATCAATGGACACCCTCCATTGCACCCTCGGGCATGGCGTTCATTACTTCCGGGAAATACCCCGAATGGGAAGGCAACCTATTGGTGGGTTCGTTAGCCTTTCAATATTTGGAGCGCTTGGAACTACAGAACAACAAAGTGGTCTACCGCGAAAAATTATTGGACGGCATGGGAAGGGTACGCAACGTTAGGCAGGCTCCCGATGGCTTTATCTATGTAAGCATAGAAAATAAGGGCATTTACCGATTGGAACCTAAGTAA
- a CDS encoding DeoR/GlpR family DNA-binding transcription regulator, whose protein sequence is MLKEERQQFILNEVGIHNRILLTDIADELNVSVDTIRRDIKELHTAKQLKKVHGGAVSLGFNNYNPTGKKIYSLEKKSQIAEKALGLIKDGQVILLSGGTTNLELARKLPPKMKLTCFTPSLPIAVQLLGKSNIEVIFIGGRLSKDSQITVGGSAINMLSEIKVDICFLGTNSIHPMEGLTEFDWEIVQMKKAMIHSSRKVVSPCISEKIGSLQRYKICSVEEIDVMITELEPWDAKLEAFKNLNIQIL, encoded by the coding sequence ATGTTAAAAGAAGAAAGGCAGCAGTTTATATTGAACGAGGTCGGGATCCATAACAGGATTCTTTTGACGGACATTGCCGATGAGCTGAATGTTTCGGTGGATACCATCCGTAGGGATATTAAGGAGTTACATACTGCAAAACAATTGAAAAAGGTACATGGTGGTGCTGTCTCGTTGGGGTTCAACAATTATAATCCAACAGGGAAAAAGATTTATTCCCTTGAAAAAAAATCACAAATAGCGGAGAAGGCCCTAGGTTTGATCAAGGACGGGCAGGTGATTTTGTTGAGCGGAGGTACTACCAATTTGGAACTGGCCAGAAAATTACCCCCAAAAATGAAGTTGACCTGCTTTACCCCGAGTCTTCCGATTGCGGTCCAACTTTTGGGAAAAAGCAATATTGAAGTCATTTTTATAGGGGGACGCCTTTCCAAGGATTCCCAGATTACAGTTGGTGGCAGTGCCATAAATATGCTCTCCGAAATAAAGGTGGATATTTGTTTTTTGGGTACCAACTCGATCCACCCAATGGAAGGGTTGACAGAGTTTGATTGGGAGATAGTGCAAATGAAAAAGGCCATGATCCATAGTTCCAGAAAGGTAGTCTCTCCCTGCATCTCGGAAAAGATAGGATCCTTGCAGCGCTATAAGATATGTAGTGTGGAGGAAATCGATGTCATGATTACAGAACTTGAGCCCTGGGACGCAAAACTAGAAGCATTTAAAAATTTGAACATTCAAATACTATAA
- the nagB gene encoding glucosamine-6-phosphate deaminase, whose amino-acid sequence MYQPYQEELRFEKIRTIIHGDSDAASLSVANEIASLIKQKQEQGTKAVLGLATGSTPVKVYDYLVQFHKEGRLSFKNVITFNLDEYFPMEPDSIHSYVRFMNEHLFDHIDIEPHNVHIPDGNLSMDEVRKYCDDYEEKIKNVGGIDIQVLGIGRTGHIGFNEPGSTLNSKTRLIRLDRVTRLDAASDFFGEENVPKRAITMGVGTIMNARKIILMAWGEGKSSIIQQAVEGEIKESVPATFLQHHENCDFVLDEAAASSLTRIKTPWLATECDWDEKLIKTATIWLSEKLNKAILKLTNEDYNEYGMGNLIAEIGSAEQINLKVFNQLQHTITGWPGGKPNADDSQRPERAKPHPKTSLIFSPHPDDDVISMGGTLLRLVDQGHDVHVAYQTSGNIAVFDDEVIRFLDFATDVQKDNKDLRKKFKEVREFLANKKPGELDSPEVQQFKGLIRKGEALAACRYCGVPEENAHFQNLPFYETGAVRKKPLSDEDVQITYDLLNKLKPHQIFAAGDLSDPHGTHRVCLQIIFKALEKLKEDRVEWIRNCYVWLYRGAWQEWDIADMEMAVPIGPKDMARKINAIFKHQSQKDSAMFPGNDEREFWQRAEQRNKDTANRYNALGMAEYEAMEGFVRYHF is encoded by the coding sequence ATGTACCAGCCTTATCAGGAAGAATTAAGATTTGAAAAAATCCGCACTATTATCCACGGGGATTCAGATGCAGCTTCGTTGTCCGTTGCCAACGAGATTGCCAGTTTGATCAAACAAAAACAAGAACAGGGAACTAAAGCTGTTCTAGGTTTGGCAACAGGCTCAACGCCTGTGAAAGTTTATGATTACTTGGTCCAGTTCCACAAAGAAGGACGATTGAGTTTCAAAAATGTAATCACATTCAATTTGGACGAGTACTTTCCAATGGAGCCCGATTCCATTCACAGTTACGTGAGGTTCATGAACGAACATTTGTTCGACCATATCGACATTGAACCGCACAATGTCCACATCCCGGACGGAAATCTTTCCATGGACGAGGTTAGAAAATATTGCGATGATTATGAAGAAAAAATCAAGAATGTAGGCGGAATCGATATTCAAGTTCTTGGAATTGGAAGAACCGGCCACATCGGTTTTAACGAGCCTGGTTCCACACTTAACAGTAAAACCCGATTGATTCGTTTGGACCGTGTTACCCGACTCGATGCCGCCAGCGACTTCTTTGGAGAGGAAAACGTTCCCAAAAGAGCAATAACCATGGGAGTGGGCACCATAATGAATGCCCGAAAAATAATCCTTATGGCATGGGGCGAGGGAAAGTCCAGTATTATACAACAAGCGGTCGAAGGCGAAATCAAAGAATCCGTACCGGCCACGTTCCTACAACATCATGAAAATTGTGATTTTGTTCTGGACGAGGCAGCAGCCTCTTCCCTAACAAGAATTAAAACCCCTTGGTTGGCCACTGAATGTGATTGGGACGAAAAACTTATCAAAACTGCTACTATTTGGCTTTCCGAAAAACTGAACAAAGCAATTTTGAAGTTGACCAACGAGGATTACAATGAGTACGGAATGGGTAATCTCATTGCGGAAATCGGTTCAGCAGAACAAATCAACCTTAAAGTATTCAATCAACTACAACATACCATAACCGGTTGGCCGGGCGGAAAACCCAATGCAGACGACAGTCAAAGACCCGAAAGAGCAAAACCTCACCCCAAAACCTCATTGATTTTTAGTCCGCACCCCGACGATGACGTTATTTCCATGGGAGGAACCTTATTAAGGCTGGTAGACCAAGGACATGATGTTCATGTAGCCTATCAAACTTCAGGAAACATTGCTGTGTTTGATGATGAGGTCATTCGCTTTTTGGATTTCGCCACGGACGTTCAAAAAGACAACAAAGATCTTAGAAAGAAGTTTAAAGAGGTGCGCGAATTTTTGGCCAACAAAAAGCCTGGGGAACTCGATAGCCCAGAAGTACAGCAGTTCAAAGGACTCATAAGAAAAGGAGAAGCATTGGCCGCTTGTAGATATTGCGGTGTGCCCGAAGAAAATGCCCACTTCCAAAATCTACCTTTCTACGAAACCGGTGCCGTTAGAAAAAAGCCGCTTTCAGATGAAGACGTGCAGATAACGTATGATTTGCTGAACAAATTAAAACCGCATCAAATTTTTGCCGCTGGTGATTTGTCCGACCCGCATGGAACACATAGGGTATGTCTTCAGATCATATTCAAGGCCCTTGAAAAATTGAAGGAAGACCGTGTGGAATGGATCAGAAACTGCTACGTATGGCTGTATCGCGGTGCTTGGCAGGAATGGGACATTGCCGACATGGAAATGGCCGTACCAATTGGCCCGAAGGACATGGCCCGAAAAATCAATGCCATTTTCAAGCACCAATCCCAAAAGGACAGTGCCATGTTCCCTGGCAACGACGAAAGGGAGTTCTGGCAACGTGCTGAGCAAAGAAACAAAGACACAGCTAACCGATATAATGCGCTAGGAATGGCAGAATACGAAGCCATGGAAGGCTTTGTGCGCTATCATTTTTAA
- the murQ gene encoding N-acetylmuramic acid 6-phosphate etherase, which yields MDTLDIVTNINNEDKKVADAVQMVLPQVAKVVDEAAERFEKGGRLFYIGAGTSGRLGILDASEIPPTFGMPYDKVIGLIAGGDKAIRKAVENAEDDTKQAWKDLQEYDINKNDVLVGIAASGTTPYVLGGVADAKANGILTVGITNNPGSPLAQATDIPIGVNVGPEFLTGSTRMKSGTSQKLVLNMISTALMIRVGRVKGNKMVNMQLSNTKLVDRGTRYIMEELGLDYDDAERALKKYGSVKLAVDALKK from the coding sequence ATGGATACTTTGGATATCGTGACCAATATAAACAACGAGGACAAAAAAGTGGCCGATGCTGTACAAATGGTATTGCCACAAGTGGCCAAAGTGGTAGATGAAGCGGCGGAACGTTTTGAAAAGGGCGGACGATTATTTTATATTGGTGCGGGTACCAGCGGAAGATTGGGCATTTTGGATGCTTCCGAAATACCGCCGACCTTCGGTATGCCCTACGATAAAGTTATTGGCCTCATTGCAGGGGGCGACAAAGCTATCCGTAAGGCCGTGGAAAATGCGGAGGACGATACGAAACAGGCTTGGAAAGATCTTCAGGAGTACGACATAAACAAAAATGATGTTTTGGTGGGCATTGCAGCGTCCGGTACCACTCCTTATGTGTTGGGAGGTGTTGCGGATGCCAAGGCTAACGGAATCTTAACGGTGGGCATCACCAATAATCCAGGCTCACCTTTGGCCCAAGCCACGGATATCCCCATTGGGGTTAATGTGGGGCCCGAATTTTTAACGGGAAGTACCCGTATGAAAAGTGGGACCAGTCAAAAATTAGTGCTCAACATGATTTCCACTGCTTTAATGATACGTGTGGGGCGGGTAAAAGGAAATAAAATGGTGAACATGCAATTGAGCAATACCAAATTGGTGGACAGGGGAACCCGCTATATTATGGAAGAGCTTGGTCTTGATTACGATGACGCCGAAAGGGCCCTCAAAAAGTACGGCTCCGTAAAGTTGGCCGTCGATGCCCTAAAAAAATAA